The following proteins are encoded in a genomic region of Flavobacteriales bacterium:
- a CDS encoding type I restriction enzyme HsdR N-terminal domain-containing protein, whose amino-acid sequence MLFDLNLPKYDFKLKLIEGSKYIFDEVRKKYIKLTPEEWVRQNLIQYLCHQKNYPLSLMVVEYALKYNGMNKRADILCFDKEGKPLLIVECKASSVKISQKVFEQIARYNFDLKVPLLMVSNGLEHYCCRMNYEKHAFDFLKEIPEFQQKD is encoded by the coding sequence ATGCTATTTGATTTAAACCTGCCAAAATACGACTTCAAACTTAAATTGATTGAAGGTTCCAAATATATTTTTGATGAAGTTAGAAAAAAATACATCAAGCTAACGCCTGAGGAATGGGTACGTCAAAACCTAATTCAGTATTTGTGTCATCAGAAAAATTACCCCTTATCGCTAATGGTTGTTGAATATGCTTTGAAATACAATGGGATGAACAAACGAGCCGATATTCTTTGTTTTGATAAAGAAGGCAAACCCTTACTTATTGTTGAATGCAAAGCCTCTTCTGTTAAGATTAGTCAAAAGGTTTTTGAGCAGATAGCGCGTTATAATTTTGATTTGAAAGTACCTCTATTAATGGTTTCCAATGGCTTGGAGCATTATTGTTGCCGCATGAATTATGAAAAACACGCTTTCGACTTTTTGAAAGAAATCCCTGAATTTCAACAAAAGGATTAA
- a CDS encoding DUF5606 domain-containing protein, with amino-acid sequence MNLEGILSISGKPGLFKMVSQAQNTIVVESLTDKKRMPLYASHQVSALEDIGIYTYSDTVPLSEIFDAIAAKENGGPCLNHKSPKDEMFAWMRAVLPEFDEDQVYHSDIKKLAQWYNVLQEQGLIEVPKKKAPKKEVKEEK; translated from the coding sequence ATGAACTTAGAAGGAATTTTATCTATATCTGGAAAGCCCGGTCTTTTTAAAATGGTTAGTCAAGCACAAAATACCATTGTTGTAGAGTCTTTGACAGATAAAAAGAGAATGCCACTTTATGCATCTCATCAGGTGAGTGCTTTGGAAGATATAGGCATTTATACGTATTCGGATACGGTGCCACTCAGTGAAATTTTTGACGCTATTGCAGCCAAAGAAAATGGAGGACCTTGTCTAAATCACAAATCACCAAAAGACGAAATGTTTGCTTGGATGAGAGCTGTTTTGCCGGAGTTTGATGAAGATCAAGTGTATCATTCTGATATTAAAAAATTAGCCCAGTGGTACAATGTTTTGCAAGAACAAGGATTGATAGAAGTACCCAAGAAAAAAGCGCCTAAAAAAGAAGTTAAAGAAGAAAAATAA